Proteins encoded within one genomic window of Rhododendron vialii isolate Sample 1 chromosome 1a, ASM3025357v1:
- the LOC131300744 gene encoding protein arginine N-methyltransferase PRMT10-like: MGSVANGVAAAGSGGRGVDKGVDYANYFCTYSFLYHQKEMLCDRVRMNAYYNAVFDNRDHFYGKTVLDVGTGSGILAIWAGQAGAKKVYAVEATKMSEHARELVKANNLQNVVEVIEGSIEDVNLPEKVDVIISEWMGYFLLRESMFDSVIFARDRWLKPTGVMYPSNARMWLAPIRSRLADHKMSDYEGSMSGWCSFLDETKTYYGVDMSVLTKPYSEEQKKYYLQTSLWNNLHPNQVIGTAAIIKEIDCLTVTVNDILNVRASISSSISAEETRLCGFAGWFDVHFRGSKENPAQQEIELTTAPSENHSTHWGQQVFLLHPPICVGERDNLNMNFSMVRSKENHRLMEVELSCEIRKSSGTLLPPMTNRFYIE, from the exons ATGGGAAGCGTCGCTAACGGTGTCGCCGCCGCCGGTAGCGGCGGCAGGGGTGTGGACAAGGGCGTGGATTACGCCAACTATTTCTGCACCTACTCGTTTCTCTACCACCAGAAAGAGATGCTCTGTGACCGTGTTCGCATGAACGCTTATTACAATGCTGTTTTTGATAACAGAGATCACTTCTACGGAAAG ACTGTGTTGGATGTAGGAACTGGGAGTGGCATTCTTGCAATTTGGGCTGGGCAAGCGGGGGCGAAAAAAGTCTATGCGGTAGAAGCAACAAAGATGTCGGAACATGCACGCGAACTTGTCAAAGCAAATAACCTTCAGAATGTTGTTGAAGTGATTGAGGGTTCAATAGAAGATGTTAACCTGCCAGAGAAAG TTGATGTAATTATCTCTGAGTGGATGGGATATTTCCTTCTGCGTGAATCTATGTTTGATTCAGTAATTTTTGCACGTGACCGCTGGCTGAAGCCAACCGGGGTTAT GTATCCGAGCAATGCTCGCATGTGGTTGGCACCCATCCGGTCCAGATTGGCAGACCACAAAATGAGTGACTATGAAGGATCAATGAGTGGCTGGTGTTCTTTTTTGGACGAGACTAAAACTTATTATGGTGTTGATATGAGTGTTCTAACTAAACCTTACTCTGAAGAGCAGAAAAAATACTATTTACAG ACATCACTGTGGAACAACCTTCATCCAAATCAAGTCATAGGAACAGCTGCCATCATAAAGGAGATCGATTGTTTAACAGTGACAGTAAATGACATCCTTAATGTAAGAGCAAGCATTTCATCATCAATATCTGCTGAGGAAACGAGGCTATGTGGATTTGCCGGGTGGTTTGATGTCCATTTCCGA GGAAGTAAGGAGAATCCAGCTCAACAGGAAATTGAGCTGACCACTGCTCCCAGTGAAAATCACAGCACGCATTGGGGCCAGCAG GTGTTTCTCTTGCATCCTCCTATCTGTGTTGGCGAACGTGACAATCTGAACATGAATTTCTCGATGGTTCGATCCAAGGAAAACCATCGGTTGATGGAAGTTGAGCTCAGTTGTGAGATAAGAAAGTCTTCTGGTACGCTGCTTCCACCAATGACGAACAGGTTTTACATTGAGTGA
- the LOC131300738 gene encoding probable receptor-like protein kinase At5g20050: MKLFMEDKKAKAIAASLIIAFTTVIIVARVSLGPSNTFYFITGAFAAAIIAVIVFFLLQDRLNSRRRLLETQMVSESLELRIEYSFMRKVAGVPTKFQHREIEVATDGFQTLVGKGASGSVFKGILNDGTPVAVKRITSEQRGEKEFRSEVAAIAGVHHVNLVRLLGYCCVPMGPRFLVYNFIPNGSLNNWIFPPKEEKKIPSEGKIQHAGGCLEWSSRVRVAVDVAKALSYLHHDCRSTILHLDVKPENILLDENHRGFLSDFGVSKLMGKDVSRVVTMTRGTKGYLAPEWILQQGISEKCDVFSYGIVLLEMVGGKRSCRISKENGTDKSRGKFRYFPKIVSERLREGRVMEIVDKRVLERRGIDEREVKRLVCVGLWCIHEKPRMRPSMAQVVEMLEGRAEVAEPSETRMMMVNLLSYDEEISSGQDSNGNVASPVIDQGDDNNNVHSSASHSIYLSGLSGR; the protein is encoded by the coding sequence ATGAAACTCTTCATGGAGGACAAGAAAGCAAAAGCCATCGCCGCTTCCCTGATCATCGCCTTCACCACCGTCATAATCGTCGCCCGAGTCTCCCTCGGTCCCTCCAACACTTTCTACTTCATCACCGGAGCTTTTGCGGCCGCAATCATCGCCGTAATCGTATTCTTCCTGCTCCAGGACCGGCTCAACAGCCGGAGAAGACTCCTCGAAACCCAAATGGTTTCCGAGTCGCTCGAGCTCCGGATCGAGTACAGCTTCATGCGAAAGGTCGCCGGGGTTCCGACGAAATTCCAGCACAGGGAAATCGAGGTGGCGACGGACGGGTTCCAGACTTTGGTGGGGAAAGGAGCGTCCGGTTCGGTATTCAAGGGAATCCTAAACGACGGGACTCCAGTCGCCGTGAAACGAATCACGAGCGAACAGAGAGGCGAAAAGGAGTTTAGGTCCGAGGTGGCGGCCATAGCTGGTGTCCATCACGTGAACCTGGTCCGCCTCCTCGGATATTGTTGTGTCCCCATGGGCCCACGGTTCTTGGTTTACAATTTCATACCCAATGGATCGTTAAATAACTGGATTTTCCCTCctaaggaagaaaagaaaattcccTCGGAAGGGAAAATCCAGCATGCTGGTGGGTGTTTGGAATGGAGTTCAAGGGTTCGAGTCGCGGTTGACGTGGCGAAGGCTCTTTCTTACCTGCACCACGATTGTCGATCGACGATCTTACACCTTGATGTCAAGCCTGAAAACATTCTACTCGATGAGAATCACCGCGGTTTTCTCTCGGATTTCGGAGTGTCCAAGCTCATGGGAAAAGATGTGAGCAGAGTTGTGACGATGACTCGCGGGACTAAAGGGTACTTAGCCCCAGAATGGATATTACAACAAGGCATTTCGGAAAAATGCGATGTGTTTAGCTACGGAATCGTGCTTCTGGAGATGGTTGGCGGCAAGAGAAGTTGTAGAATCAGCAAGGAGAACGGTACCGACAAGTCGAGGGGAAAGTTTCGGTACTTTCCGAAGATCGTAAGTGAGCGATTGAGGGAAGGGAGGGTGATGGAAATTGTGGACAAGAGGGTATTAGAAAGACGAGGCATCGACGAGAGAGAGGTGAAGAGGTTGGTTTGTGTTGGGTTGTGGTGTATACATGAGAAGCCTAGGATGAGGCCAAGTATGGCCCAGGTGGTGGAGATGCTGGAGGGGCGGGCGGAGGTGGCGGAGCCGTCGGAGACCAGAATGATGATGGTTAATCTATTGTCGTACGACGAGGAGATAAGTTCAGGTCAGGATAGCAACGGGAACGTTGCGTCGCCGGTAATTGATCAAGGGgatgataataataatgttcATTCTTCTGCGTCTCACTCTATTTACTTGTCAGGTTTGTCGGGAAGATAA